In one window of Legionella fallonii LLAP-10 DNA:
- a CDS encoding outer membrane protein produces the protein MSKKNMIISALSLLVASPCFSGLYIGAGVGPEGARFNQNSHVTRPGTFDVIDRENFSGIGVFGTLFAGYGWNYKRFYLAGEINANISSLEYKLTNKEYLHGTLSKTTFTIKNSEGISALPGFFLTENTLFYGRIGYINGRVKINESDPTIASATKNRNGIRYGLGLRQNITERLTVMMDYSQINYQSIDSLTFEPFGGVTKSTQIFPNSAQVAFGVLYNFDVPKKEYVK, from the coding sequence ATGTCAAAAAAGAACATGATCATCAGTGCCCTGTCTTTACTGGTAGCATCCCCATGTTTTTCTGGGCTATATATTGGTGCCGGTGTCGGTCCTGAGGGTGCGCGATTTAATCAAAATTCGCATGTAACAAGACCAGGTACTTTTGATGTTATCGATAGAGAAAATTTCTCAGGTATAGGAGTATTTGGCACTTTATTCGCAGGATATGGTTGGAATTATAAGCGTTTTTATTTAGCAGGCGAGATTAATGCGAATATTAGTTCTCTTGAATATAAATTAACTAACAAAGAATATCTTCATGGAACACTCTCTAAAACAACATTTACGATTAAAAATAGTGAAGGGATTAGTGCTTTACCTGGATTCTTTCTTACTGAAAATACCTTATTTTATGGTCGAATCGGCTACATCAATGGCCGAGTAAAAATTAACGAATCCGATCCAACGATAGCAAGTGCGACAAAAAACCGTAACGGTATTCGTTATGGATTAGGGCTCAGACAAAATATAACAGAGCGATTGACTGTGATGATGGATTACAGTCAAATCAATTATCAAAGTATCGATAGTTTGACTTTTGAACCCTTTGGTGGTGTTACAAAAAGTACTCAAATATTCCCTAATTCAGCCCAAGTTGCTTTTGGTGTTCTTTATAATTTTGATGTGCCTAAGAAAGAATATGTTAAATAG
- a CDS encoding diguanylate cyclase encodes MQQKEIFNEITLSLGALYIHEGSQISIQKIIAEVDKTLYQAKMEGENKIIVQEILESIV; translated from the coding sequence ATGCAGCAAAAAGAAATTTTCAATGAAATCACATTAAGCTTGGGAGCATTATATATTCACGAAGGCTCTCAAATTTCAATCCAAAAAATCATTGCAGAGGTTGATAAAACGCTCTATCAGGCAAAAATGGAGGGGGAAAATAAGATAATCGTACAGGAAATATTGGAATCTATCGTTTAA
- a CDS encoding OsmC family protein, producing the protein MLMYNIHLQWERETEDFNYRTYNRKHTVFFNGGPKIEINSSSNFIRNPQFHSPEELLIASLSSCFLLTFLALCSKKKYIVNSYLDQGFCHINEHERVITDIVLSPIVLFEQGSKPDKTTMRELFDEAHNLCFIANSLKVPIRISPEFADTPIEK; encoded by the coding sequence ATGCTGATGTATAATATTCATCTTCAGTGGGAACGTGAAACAGAAGATTTTAATTATAGAACTTATAATAGAAAACATACCGTATTTTTTAATGGTGGGCCTAAAATTGAAATTAATTCATCGTCTAATTTTATCCGTAATCCTCAATTCCACTCTCCTGAAGAACTATTAATTGCCTCTCTTTCCAGTTGTTTTCTCCTCACCTTTTTAGCCCTTTGCTCCAAAAAAAAATATATTGTGAACAGCTATCTCGATCAAGGATTTTGTCATATTAATGAACATGAACGAGTCATCACTGATATTGTTTTAAGTCCTATAGTTTTATTTGAGCAAGGCAGCAAACCAGATAAAACAACCATGCGGGAATTGTTTGATGAGGCACATAATCTGTGTTTTATTGCTAACTCACTTAAGGTGCCTATAAGAATCAGCCCTGAATTTGCAGATACTCCAATAGAGAAATAA
- a CDS encoding PRC-barrel domain-containing protein yields the protein MENRGIVKSGEITGAKVINSDHEKLGEIAEVVIDKQSGRVNYLVLDFGGFLGFGNKFFAVPWNLFLYNNQDDCFVLNVDKQRLKDAPGFDKDHWPDFSAAEFTTTISGFYSGDKL from the coding sequence ATGGAAAATAGAGGAATAGTCAAGTCAGGCGAAATTACTGGCGCTAAGGTAATAAATTCAGATCATGAAAAATTAGGGGAAATTGCAGAAGTAGTTATTGATAAACAATCAGGGCGGGTGAACTATTTAGTCCTGGATTTCGGTGGTTTTCTAGGATTTGGAAATAAATTCTTCGCTGTACCTTGGAATTTATTTTTATACAACAATCAAGATGATTGCTTTGTCCTTAATGTGGATAAACAACGTTTAAAAGATGCTCCTGGATTTGATAAAGATCACTGGCCAGATTTTTCTGCTGCAGAATTTACAACGACTATTAGTGGTTTTTATTCTGGGGATAAATTATAA
- a CDS encoding DUF3309 family protein yields MRLILLVILIVLLLGALPTWPYSGDWGYYPSGGIGLALLIVILILLLRRGS; encoded by the coding sequence ATGAGATTAATTCTATTAGTTATCTTAATTGTACTTCTATTAGGGGCATTGCCCACTTGGCCTTACAGTGGTGATTGGGGATATTATCCGAGTGGAGGTATAGGCTTAGCTCTTCTTATTGTTATTCTTATATTGCTCCTACGTCGTGGTTCTTAA
- a CDS encoding CsbD family protein, producing MNTDIFQGKWEEIKGRMKKTWGKLTDDDLKVIEGTHQEIYGILQKHYGYSKDEAEKAIKDFQKETRH from the coding sequence ATGAATACAGATATATTTCAGGGAAAATGGGAAGAAATAAAGGGACGAATGAAAAAAACTTGGGGTAAATTAACAGATGATGACCTTAAAGTTATTGAAGGGACACATCAAGAAATCTATGGAATACTTCAAAAGCATTATGGCTACTCAAAAGATGAAGCCGAAAAAGCTATCAAAGATTTTCAAAAAGAAACTAGACACTAA
- a CDS encoding nitroreductase family protein: MENPELIHHHKMDVTEAIYDRRAVRDYLPKKVDSAIIHQLLDAATQAPSALHEESRAFVVIQNKRILDRISESAKQITTKDSKNSKDLQLAHVLETVQQKEFNVFYNAQTLIVICSRFKGPHVNADCWLAAENLMLSALTYDLASCVIGFAIPALNLPEWKEELGIPKKMTAVAPIILGWPARKALAPPRQPPIILEWK, encoded by the coding sequence ATGGAAAATCCAGAGTTAATCCATCATCATAAAATGGATGTGACAGAAGCCATATACGATCGCCGGGCAGTAAGGGATTATTTACCGAAGAAAGTTGATTCCGCTATTATTCATCAATTATTGGATGCAGCAACACAAGCCCCTTCAGCCCTTCATGAGGAATCCAGAGCCTTTGTAGTTATTCAGAATAAACGCATACTCGATCGCATATCAGAAAGCGCCAAACAGATAACAACTAAGGACAGCAAAAATAGTAAAGATTTACAACTCGCCCACGTTCTTGAAACAGTACAGCAAAAAGAATTTAATGTTTTTTACAATGCACAAACGCTAATTGTGATATGCAGTCGTTTTAAAGGGCCCCATGTTAATGCTGATTGCTGGTTAGCCGCTGAGAACCTAATGCTTTCGGCCCTTACCTATGATCTTGCATCCTGCGTGATTGGCTTTGCTATACCTGCCCTAAATCTCCCTGAATGGAAGGAGGAGTTAGGAATACCTAAAAAAATGACTGCCGTTGCGCCAATTATTCTTGGCTGGCCAGCGAGAAAAGCATTAGCCCCTCCTCGCCAACCCCCCATTATTCTAGAATGGAAATAG
- a CDS encoding nucleotidyltransferase family protein, protein MLYLFNKIKDYISSLISDLWMYCFGYSIKEDDEPQPEAVTADQTEVVAPLSPPVEVGSASLDLDKQSQMATKSDGDKKTKFRLDPKALEFFPSHYKANLPKSLTIKRSQFPPQMIQLIDELRVQFPDAKFYLTGGCPANILDALKPNDYDILVINADLDLIQKYLETKKINSERRSNKFPILFCDLGQGVTLDFSVKKCEQSKDIGKTLEADYLTRDFNLNALYVEFTVESEFSVFSFFNALKAQQGKVITSVSDPLDAFAKDPIRLFRLAKLLITNPTYSLEWKLRQALKQIGEVKEGQPQWLWLFQAFIKAEFGNWNRLDYAMRKLFERYNYQEINKAFETMGLLTAFTDNTYDDVERACSKIPLVGSSNKFIYWILANVLQRFENGKEHQLFSWHSILNLSYYEEELLDFIYAQGAKQSFGIHVVAPEIQALIGGFQLSPENEEKQQLVMS, encoded by the coding sequence ATGTTGTATTTATTTAATAAAATTAAAGATTATATTTCTTCTCTAATAAGCGATTTATGGATGTATTGTTTTGGATACTCTATAAAAGAAGATGATGAACCACAACCAGAAGCTGTTACTGCAGATCAAACCGAAGTAGTTGCTCCATTGTCTCCTCCAGTAGAGGTGGGTAGTGCCTCACTCGATCTTGATAAGCAATCACAAATGGCAACTAAAAGCGACGGGGATAAAAAAACAAAATTCCGCCTCGATCCTAAAGCTCTAGAATTTTTTCCTTCTCATTATAAGGCAAACTTACCTAAGTCATTGACTATTAAAAGAAGTCAATTTCCTCCGCAGATGATCCAACTAATTGATGAGTTACGTGTTCAGTTTCCTGATGCTAAATTTTATCTCACTGGAGGTTGCCCAGCGAATATTCTTGATGCTCTAAAACCTAATGATTATGATATTTTGGTTATTAATGCAGATTTGGATTTGATTCAAAAATATCTGGAAACTAAGAAGATCAATTCGGAACGAAGAAGTAACAAATTTCCCATACTATTCTGTGATTTAGGGCAGGGAGTTACCCTGGATTTTTCTGTAAAAAAATGTGAACAGTCAAAGGATATAGGCAAAACATTAGAGGCAGACTATTTAACTCGAGATTTCAATTTAAACGCGTTGTATGTTGAGTTTACTGTAGAGAGTGAGTTTTCCGTGTTTAGTTTTTTCAATGCATTAAAAGCCCAGCAGGGAAAAGTAATAACCTCTGTTAGTGATCCTCTAGATGCGTTTGCTAAAGATCCTATCCGTTTATTTCGTTTGGCGAAATTATTAATTACTAATCCAACTTATAGTTTGGAATGGAAATTGCGGCAAGCGCTTAAGCAGATAGGCGAAGTTAAAGAAGGACAACCTCAATGGTTGTGGTTGTTTCAAGCATTTATCAAGGCAGAATTCGGTAATTGGAATAGACTAGATTATGCGATGAGAAAATTATTCGAGCGTTACAATTATCAAGAGATCAATAAAGCATTTGAAACAATGGGATTATTAACGGCATTTACTGATAATACCTATGACGATGTCGAACGGGCTTGCTCCAAAATTCCACTAGTTGGCTCAAGCAATAAATTTATTTATTGGATTTTAGCTAATGTGCTACAGCGATTTGAAAATGGAAAAGAACACCAGTTATTTTCATGGCATTCTATTCTTAATTTAAGTTATTATGAGGAGGAACTATTGGATTTTATATATGCTCAGGGGGCAAAACAGTCATTCGGGATCCATGTCGTGGCTCCTGAGATACAAGCTTTAATTGGTGGTTTTCAATTGTCTCCCGAAAATGAAGAGAAACAGCAATTGGTCATGAGCTAA
- a CDS encoding peptide MFS transporter, with product MLKTIETMPKGVTSLYFIQAFSTFSYAILYSSLPLYITKQIGLSNTLSNSIVGLFLAFNYLLQLLGGLIGGRYLGNKTLFFITIIIQTIGLVFLALSHASVLYLGLSFFLVGCGLNTTCYNNMMTQRFTAEDNRRENAFILSYGAMNIGFCAGYIASGFFDYSNQYQYLFYLCMVTNAITLLLITKSWSYLTDKNTPLIQIKDPARLLNKKLIGLTITLLLIPSMFLCFHSAHLSNGLVVLLSLIMFSIVITIGLKQKSSAMKQKIMAYLILAASSIVFWMIYLTGPVGITLFIKNNVDRSFLGFELATQWVKNINPLAIVLCAPLLTLLINKLIIKGYKSTIVMQFIAAFLLLALSFFLLSCGIMYSNTQGYTGLYWVIGYVILQGMAELLIAPIGFAMIGRIAPSELQGVLMGTWMLVTGVAASLSHYLSNAMTKIESINPLATNDDFLKVFKQLSFWAFITAMLLYFIAPKIRSLIENEEDSQKEGAEIVSIT from the coding sequence ATGCTAAAAACCATTGAGACCATGCCTAAAGGAGTAACCTCTCTCTATTTTATTCAAGCATTCTCAACTTTTTCATATGCTATTTTATATTCTTCTCTCCCCTTATATATCACCAAACAAATTGGTCTATCCAACACCTTATCTAATAGTATTGTCGGCTTATTTTTAGCATTCAATTACCTATTACAATTACTAGGTGGATTGATTGGTGGTCGTTACCTTGGCAATAAAACATTGTTTTTTATCACTATTATTATCCAAACTATAGGATTAGTATTTTTAGCCCTAAGTCATGCATCCGTCCTATACTTAGGGCTTAGTTTTTTTCTCGTAGGCTGTGGACTGAATACGACGTGCTACAACAATATGATGACTCAGCGTTTTACCGCAGAGGATAACCGCAGAGAAAATGCATTTATTCTAAGTTATGGAGCCATGAACATAGGTTTTTGTGCCGGTTATATTGCCAGTGGTTTTTTTGATTACTCCAACCAATATCAATACTTGTTTTATTTGTGCATGGTGACTAATGCCATCACCTTATTGCTAATCACCAAATCATGGTCTTATCTTACCGATAAAAATACACCACTAATACAAATCAAAGATCCTGCTCGCTTACTCAACAAAAAGCTAATTGGGTTAACCATTACCCTGCTTCTTATTCCCAGCATGTTCTTATGTTTTCATTCAGCCCATCTTAGCAATGGGCTGGTCGTGTTACTTAGTCTTATTATGTTTTCTATAGTGATTACTATAGGACTTAAACAAAAATCCTCAGCAATGAAACAAAAAATCATGGCCTATTTGATTTTGGCAGCAAGCTCTATAGTTTTTTGGATGATTTATTTGACTGGTCCAGTAGGCATAACTCTTTTTATCAAAAATAATGTGGATAGAAGTTTTTTAGGCTTTGAATTGGCCACTCAGTGGGTTAAAAATATTAATCCATTAGCTATAGTGCTATGTGCACCACTGCTTACGCTGCTCATTAATAAACTCATCATCAAAGGGTATAAATCGACGATAGTGATGCAATTTATTGCTGCCTTTCTCTTACTGGCCTTATCGTTTTTTCTGCTTTCGTGCGGAATTATGTATTCTAATACTCAAGGATATACTGGTCTGTATTGGGTAATAGGTTACGTTATCTTACAAGGCATGGCTGAATTACTCATTGCACCTATTGGTTTTGCAATGATAGGACGAATAGCCCCCTCAGAATTACAAGGAGTTTTAATGGGCACATGGATGCTAGTTACCGGGGTTGCGGCTTCCCTATCACATTATCTCTCAAATGCTATGACCAAAATAGAATCGATAAATCCTCTAGCCACTAATGATGATTTTCTTAAAGTATTTAAGCAATTAAGTTTTTGGGCTTTCATTACAGCGATGCTGCTCTATTTTATTGCACCCAAGATCAGAAGTCTTATTGAAAATGAAGAGGACTCTCAAAAAGAGGGGGCGGAAATAGTTTCTATAACGTGA
- the def gene encoding peptide deformylase: MPSQPIVKMGNKQLATPSLPIQHIEQATTADPELLTLIQNMKDTMEKMQGVGIAAPQIGCNKRVIMFGFEANARYPNEKPVPFTILLNPSFKKLSDEMIDGWEGCLSVPGIRGLVPRYHHIEYSGYDLSGTLITREAKGFHARIVQHECDHIDGILYPQRLKDMHCFGFEDELKTILFPK, from the coding sequence ATGCCCAGTCAACCTATTGTAAAAATGGGGAACAAGCAGTTGGCTACCCCCTCCTTACCCATTCAGCACATAGAACAGGCTACAACCGCTGATCCGGAATTACTGACCCTGATTCAAAATATGAAGGACACCATGGAAAAAATGCAAGGTGTAGGAATTGCTGCGCCACAAATCGGATGCAATAAAAGGGTTATTATGTTTGGTTTTGAGGCCAACGCACGTTATCCCAATGAAAAGCCAGTCCCTTTTACTATCTTGCTCAATCCCTCATTCAAGAAGCTTTCAGATGAAATGATCGATGGCTGGGAAGGATGTTTGAGTGTCCCTGGTATTAGAGGTCTTGTTCCTCGTTACCATCATATTGAATACAGCGGCTATGATTTGAGTGGTACGCTGATTACACGAGAAGCGAAAGGATTCCATGCGCGAATAGTACAACATGAATGCGATCATATAGACGGTATTTTGTACCCTCAACGTTTAAAAGATATGCACTGTTTTGGCTTTGAGGACGAACTCAAAACCATATTATTTCCCAAGTAA
- a CDS encoding ABC transporter ATP-binding protein translates to MRNPYFSLIRSVWHHGTPWHRSIIGYYLAFIIAQGFMSLSPYAFGKTIDLLQHFTPELFWNVIFWLVFGVVLVPLFWLFHGPARVLERKVALKIQQRFRITIYEQLTKLPLKWHQDHHSGNIITRVNRAATALHTFAEDQFIYIETIVKFFISIGFLMWISLPVGLISLFSCVLATGVVILFDRRLIPLYEAENEIDNHVGAVFFDYISNMTTVLTLRLGELTRSNLMQRIMSVWPFFNKEAVLNEVKWFSMGIALSMTQSLILIGYIVFILRHTDTILIGTVVMIFRYQWDLSEVFYNLSAHYSDLVRKDTDIRGLQPVLDDIEQLAHPSAGASLASHWHHIKINSLSFHHASHSSRGSIHAISFDLKRGEKIALIGTSGAGKSTLLNILSGLYTPESVQMAIDDITFDSLEPLHSMTTLIPQEPEIFENTIAFNITMDLDAQPSEIDQVVTLAGFANVLATLPSGLKTDIREKGLNLSVGQKQRLALARGLFAARFNSPSRKLAEEDSSAGSTKQLAAPKRSSSLILMDEPTSSVDLATEKTILSGVIDNFPSATLIVSLHRLHLLPKFDRIIMLDHGTIVADGSTQELLNHEGPVYTLWQKYQAKSS, encoded by the coding sequence ATGAGAAATCCCTATTTTAGTTTAATTCGTAGCGTATGGCATCATGGTACACCTTGGCATCGTTCCATCATAGGTTATTATCTGGCTTTCATTATTGCCCAAGGATTTATGAGTCTAAGTCCTTATGCCTTCGGAAAAACCATAGATTTGTTACAACATTTCACCCCTGAGCTATTTTGGAATGTTATTTTTTGGCTGGTATTTGGTGTTGTATTGGTTCCCCTATTCTGGCTATTCCATGGACCTGCACGAGTTCTTGAACGTAAAGTAGCCCTTAAAATTCAACAACGCTTTCGCATCACTATTTATGAACAGCTAACCAAACTTCCCTTAAAATGGCACCAAGATCATCACTCAGGGAATATTATTACTCGTGTTAATCGAGCAGCCACAGCCCTACATACCTTTGCCGAAGATCAATTCATTTATATAGAAACCATAGTCAAGTTCTTTATTTCAATAGGCTTTTTAATGTGGATTTCTTTGCCTGTTGGTTTAATCAGTTTATTTAGCTGTGTTTTGGCAACGGGAGTTGTTATTTTATTCGATCGCCGACTTATCCCCTTGTATGAAGCTGAAAATGAAATCGATAACCATGTTGGTGCAGTATTTTTTGATTATATCAGTAATATGACCACAGTACTTACCTTAAGGTTGGGTGAATTAACTCGGTCCAATTTAATGCAGCGTATTATGTCGGTATGGCCCTTCTTCAACAAGGAAGCGGTTTTAAATGAAGTGAAGTGGTTCTCTATGGGGATCGCTTTATCGATGACCCAGTCTCTTATTTTAATAGGCTATATCGTTTTTATTTTGCGCCACACCGATACGATTTTAATCGGTACAGTAGTCATGATATTCCGTTACCAGTGGGATCTCAGCGAAGTATTTTATAATCTAAGCGCTCATTATAGTGATCTGGTACGCAAAGATACTGATATTAGAGGGTTGCAGCCTGTATTAGATGATATAGAACAATTAGCACACCCTTCTGCAGGAGCTTCGTTGGCAAGCCATTGGCATCATATTAAAATTAATTCTCTTAGTTTTCATCACGCAAGCCATAGCTCAAGGGGCAGCATACACGCCATTAGCTTTGACCTAAAGCGAGGAGAAAAAATAGCGCTTATTGGCACTAGTGGCGCAGGAAAAAGCACCCTACTGAACATTTTATCTGGTCTTTACACCCCAGAATCAGTGCAAATGGCCATAGATGATATAACATTTGATTCTCTAGAGCCCTTACACTCAATGACCACTCTCATTCCTCAAGAGCCGGAAATTTTTGAAAATACTATCGCTTTTAATATCACCATGGATTTAGATGCCCAACCCTCTGAAATAGATCAAGTAGTAACTTTAGCAGGGTTTGCAAACGTGCTGGCAACTCTCCCCTCAGGACTTAAGACTGATATTCGAGAAAAGGGGCTTAATCTTTCAGTAGGACAAAAACAACGTCTGGCTTTGGCAAGGGGGCTTTTTGCTGCTCGATTCAATAGCCCCTCTCGGAAACTCGCTGAGGAGGATTCGAGCGCTGGATCAACGAAGCAATTAGCAGCCCCGAAGAGGTCTAGTTCATTAATTTTAATGGATGAGCCAACCTCCAGTGTCGATTTAGCAACAGAAAAAACCATCCTTTCTGGTGTCATTGATAATTTTCCTTCAGCAACACTCATAGTTTCACTTCATAGACTTCATTTGTTGCCTAAATTCGATCGCATCATCATGCTAGATCATGGAACTATTGTAGCTGACGGCTCAACTCAGGAATTGTTAAATCATGAAGGGCCAGTGTACACGCTATGGCAAAAATATCAGGCAAAGTCTTCGTAA
- a CDS encoding Na+/H+ antiporter, with the protein MDQIEVGIILLGIIALVGIVFQKSSIPISLLLVLIGMGLSFIPSFPHIYLNPNLVLELFLPLLIYQVSADTSLRDVFKHIQPILLLSIGHVVFITILVAISVHYLFPDISWPLACVLGAVVSPPDDVAIVSIAEKVHLPKRIITILKGEGMFNDATSLILFRFSLAAVISHQFVIFSVVTNFVAVVAGEILYGVVLAYLIGELRLKIQDPILQILISLLTPFLAYIPAEKLGCSGVIATVVCGLLMGHFYSERFTAEVRLTIRTVWTTLGYITQSFLFLLVGLELPYILERFSAEASTTIFLYSLLIVLVVIAGRFIWVWCSTYMTNFQLLNNKKAASPRWQELFIISWSGMRGGISLAAALAVPSLPLISGNIDPRDLVILFVFAVIVATLLIQGLTLPWLLRVLGITKYGRREQLNQQIGEVLAQLELNKAVLRWLEEFKELSKDNKKLDEEIKFRIHLYSEYKTQLEEDIKSRQTLQIHPQKMAPNNTILLSLKILEVERAELMRLWHEKKINHEVKTKLLRKLDLRARNLS; encoded by the coding sequence TTGGACCAGATTGAAGTCGGCATTATTTTATTGGGTATTATTGCCCTAGTAGGCATAGTATTTCAAAAATCCTCTATTCCCATATCGCTATTACTAGTGCTCATTGGCATGGGATTAAGCTTTATACCCTCATTCCCACATATTTATCTTAATCCTAATCTTGTTTTAGAGCTTTTTCTTCCTTTATTAATTTACCAAGTTAGCGCCGATACCTCATTACGGGATGTCTTTAAACACATTCAACCTATCTTGTTACTTTCTATAGGCCATGTAGTCTTTATAACCATTCTTGTCGCAATTTCGGTTCACTACCTTTTTCCTGATATTAGCTGGCCACTTGCTTGTGTTTTAGGGGCTGTCGTATCGCCACCGGACGATGTGGCTATCGTTTCCATTGCGGAAAAAGTTCATTTGCCTAAACGCATCATCACTATTTTGAAAGGCGAAGGAATGTTTAACGATGCGACCAGTTTAATCCTATTTCGCTTTTCTTTAGCAGCAGTGATTAGTCATCAATTTGTTATTTTTAGTGTAGTCACTAATTTTGTAGCTGTTGTAGCTGGTGAAATACTCTATGGCGTTGTATTGGCCTATTTAATAGGCGAACTGCGACTAAAGATCCAAGATCCCATTTTACAAATACTCATTTCCCTTTTAACGCCCTTTTTGGCTTATATCCCAGCCGAAAAACTAGGTTGTAGTGGCGTAATTGCCACTGTAGTATGTGGATTACTGATGGGACATTTCTACTCAGAACGATTCACTGCGGAAGTACGGTTAACTATACGGACTGTATGGACTACGTTAGGATATATCACGCAAAGTTTTCTATTCTTATTGGTTGGCCTTGAGTTACCTTATATTCTCGAGCGTTTTTCAGCAGAAGCGTCAACAACTATTTTTTTATATAGTTTACTCATTGTGCTTGTAGTTATAGCAGGACGATTTATTTGGGTATGGTGTTCTACCTATATGACTAATTTTCAATTACTAAACAATAAAAAAGCCGCCTCTCCCCGTTGGCAAGAATTATTTATTATTTCCTGGTCTGGAATGCGCGGTGGGATTTCGCTTGCCGCGGCTTTAGCTGTGCCATCATTACCGTTAATATCTGGCAACATAGATCCACGAGATCTAGTCATTCTTTTTGTATTTGCGGTTATCGTTGCCACCCTACTAATCCAAGGCCTTACTCTTCCCTGGCTACTTCGGGTATTAGGCATCACGAAATACGGAAGACGAGAACAGCTAAACCAACAAATTGGTGAAGTTTTAGCGCAACTTGAATTAAATAAAGCGGTACTTCGCTGGTTAGAGGAGTTTAAAGAATTATCCAAAGATAATAAAAAACTTGATGAAGAGATTAAATTTCGCATCCACCTCTACAGTGAATACAAAACTCAATTAGAAGAGGACATCAAAAGTCGTCAAACATTACAAATTCACCCCCAAAAAATGGCTCCCAATAACACCATATTGTTGTCATTAAAAATTCTTGAGGTAGAACGAGCCGAATTAATGCGCTTATGGCATGAGAAAAAAATCAATCATGAAGTAAAAACTAAATTACTACGCAAACTGGACTTACGCGCTAGAAATTTATCATAA
- a CDS encoding DUF2878 family protein, translated as MNNFLFILAYYLVWLGSLILASYNLPWFALAFSIMISAIQLYYFSDLSSVPTWKKFFFCMTFIGFCVDSLFSFSSFIRFYFNPWQPFLAPPWILGLWINFSVLCIGLNSLLKQLQHYLWIIALLVFPAVYLGGVAYKVAIFPLGTPSSIVLGLVWMLLFPLVFRNTL; from the coding sequence ATGAACAATTTTTTATTTATTTTAGCTTATTATCTCGTCTGGCTCGGAAGCCTTATTTTGGCCTCTTACAATTTGCCATGGTTCGCCCTTGCCTTCTCAATAATGATCAGTGCTATTCAATTGTATTATTTCAGTGACTTATCGTCAGTGCCTACTTGGAAAAAATTCTTCTTTTGCATGACTTTTATTGGATTTTGTGTTGATAGTTTATTCAGTTTCTCTTCTTTTATTCGCTTTTATTTTAACCCTTGGCAACCATTCCTTGCTCCTCCATGGATTTTGGGCCTTTGGATAAACTTTAGTGTACTGTGTATTGGATTAAATTCCCTGCTCAAACAATTGCAACATTATCTATGGATTATTGCTTTATTAGTTTTTCCAGCAGTTTATTTAGGAGGCGTTGCCTATAAAGTAGCCATCTTTCCTTTAGGCACGCCAAGTAGTATTGTTTTGGGATTAGTTTGGATGCTTCTGTTTCCACTCGTCTTTCGCAATACCCTATAA